TCGTTGCGCTCCTTGACGGAATCGCGTTCGGCTTCCGCCTTCTTCACGTCAGCGTCTGCCTTGGCCTCATCGACCTTGTCGCCGATCTTGTCGGTGGTGTCTTCCCACGCATCCTTGATCTTGCGTCCGGCGGTTTCAGCGGTTTCCTTGGCGTCATCCACGAATCCCATGGTGCGCCTCCTTTCGTGAAGGTAGTGCTGAAAATCTACGACGTTCGCGGTGCCGGGAGAGGGGGCTTGCGCGCGCGAAGGCTGCGCGCTAGTCCGTCTGGCCGGGCCCGGCATCCCGTGTCACACTCGGTTCATGCGCTTCCAGACGACCCTGTTCAAGTCCGGCAACAACACCGGAATCGAGGTTCCGCCCGAGGTCCTGGAAGCGCTCGGCGGCGGAAAACGCCCCGCGGTGAACGTCACCGTGAACGGCGACTTCTCGTACCGCAGCACGATCGCCACGATGGGCGGGCGGTATTTGATCGCGTTCAGCTCGGACAAGCGCGCGGCCACCGGTCTGCAGGGCGGTGAGACGATCACGGTCGATCTGACGCTGGACACCGCGCCGCGCACCGTCGAGGTTCCGCAGGACCTCGGCCAGGCGCTCGCCGCCGCCGACGCGCGGGCTGCGTTCGACGCGCTCGCGCCGAGCGCCCAGAAGGCGCACGTGACGAATGTCGAGGGCGCAAAGGCGGAGGACACCCGCGCGCGTCGCGTCGCCGCGATCGTCGCGAAGCTCACCGCCTAGCACTGGGTCGGCGCGGCGCCTCGGCCATGTCGCCGAGCCTCTGACGATGTCGCCGAGCCGGGACGACGAGAACGAGCCGATACGTTCCGCGCGTACGCGGCGTATCGGCTCGTTCATTTCGTATCGGCTCGGCGCCGCGAATGCGGCGTCGCCGTGGAAGGGTCAGCCGCGCGGTGCGCCCGAGCGCTGGCCGTTGTGCGACGCGCGACGCGGACCGCGGGGGCGCTCGGTCTGGCCGGCTCCCGGGTTGTGGGCCCCGGCCTGACCGGTGCCGGTCGAGTAGAAGGGGCGCGAGCCCGCAGCCGGAGCCGCGGCGCCCCGCGAGTGCGACGCCGAACCGGAGGCCTTGGCGCTCCGACCCGAACCGGCCTGACCGTCGCGCGGACCCTGCCCGCCGCGCGCGGCGCCCTGGCCGCGTCCGCCGGCGCTGCCGCCACGACCGCCCTGACCGCCACGCCCGCTGCCACCCTGACCGCCGGCACCGGCCGTGCGCGGCTTCGCCGTGCGCTGCGGTGCCGCCTGGATCGGGGCAGGGGTGACGTGGTCGGCCGGCTGGCCGACGAGCTCGGTGATGGATGCCGCGTGCGCGGTGACCTGCTCCAGCGGGGCCGTGATCCCGGCCTTCTTCAGCAGGTCGGCGACATCCCGACGCTGCGACGGGATGGTGACGGTGACCACGGTGCCGGCGGCGCCGGCGCGAGCCGTGCGGCCAGAGCGGTGCAGGTACGCCTTGTGCTCCATTGGCGGGTCGACGTGGACGACGAGTTCCACCTCGTCGACGTGCACGCCGCGTGCGGCGACGTCGGTCGCGACCAGCACGCGGACGCCGCCCTTGGCGACGTCGGCGCCGAACGCGGCGAGGTTGCGCTCGCGGGCAGCCTGCGAGAGGTTGCCGTGGAGGTCGACCGCGGGGATGCCTGCTGCCGTCAGCACCTTCGCCAGCTTCTTGGCCTGGTGCTTGGTGCGCGTGAACATGATGCGCCGACCGCGGCCGGATGCGAGGTGCTTGACCAGCGCGGCCTTGTCGTCGTCGGAGATGAGGAAGACGCGGTGCGTCATCTCGCCCTGCGGGACGCTCTGGTCGTCGATCTCGTGGCGGACCTCGTTCTGGAGGAACCGACGCACGAGGGTGTCGACGCCGCGGTCGAGGGTCGCGCTGAACAGCATGCGCTGCCCGCCCTGCGGCGTGGCCGCGAGGATGCGCGTGACGCCCGGGAGGAAGCCGAGGTCGGCCATGTGGTCGGCCTCGTCGAGCACGGTGATCTCGACGCGGTCCAGACGGATGTGACCCTGCTTCATGAGGTCCTCGAGGCGACCGGGGCACGCCACGACGATGTCGACGCCGGCGCGCAGCGCGCTCTCCTGCGGCTTCTGGCTGACGCCGCCGAAGATCGTGGTGACGCTCAAGCCGCTGGCCGCGGCGAGAGGCTGGATGGTGGCGGCGATCTGCGTCGCGAGCTCACGGGTCGGCGCCAGGACCAGACCGCGCGGGCGGCCAGGGGTGCGACCTGAGGCGAACGCGCCGGACAGGCGAGCGACGAGGGGGAGTGCGAAGGCGATGGTCTTGCCACTGCCGGTGCGGCCGCGGCCGAGCACGTCGCGCCCGGCCAGGGAGTCGGGCAGCGTGTCGCGTTGGATGGGGAAGGCCTCGGTCTTGCCTTCAGAGGCAAGTGAGTTGGCAAGTGCCGTGGGCACGCCGAGGTCGGAGAAAGTAGGCATAGGGATGCTTTCGGATTGCACGCCGCGGGAAGGGCGTGAAGTGGGCGACGGCGCGGGTTCGCGCATCGGTTCGCCGTGTGAAAAGAACCGCGGTTCGGGAGACCGCGAAGCGTGACAACGACGCAGGCGGAGAATTCCGCCGAGTGCAACGCTAGCACGGCGGAATGAGCATCCGCTGTACGCCGCTTCCTCCCGAAAATCGGGACGAACCGAATCTGTCAATCCCCCGTATCACATTCCCGGGAATGCATGTTCCGCCGCGTAGGGTGGGCACCAGCGAACGGCACATCCGCCCTTCTCTTTCGCCCGGCTCGCTTCGCGAGACCCCCGAACAGGTAGGTGTCGCCATCACTTCAGTCTCCGCACCCGCATCCACCCTCGGCGCCGTACGCCAGACGTACGCTCGCAAAGACAGCTTCCCGCCGATCGCTCAGGCGTACACGAAGGTGTCGCAGGTCGTGCGCGAGACCGGTCTGCTGGCGCGGACCCCGTGGTTCTACATCTTCACCGCGACCGCGATCGTCCTGGGCTTCGGCGGCGCGATCACCGGATTCATCCTGCTGGGCGACAGCTGGTACCAGCTGCTGATCGCGGCGGCCCTCGGCATCCTCTTCACCCAGGTCGCCTTCCTCTCCCATGAGGCGGCGCACCGCACCATCTTCAGCTCGAACAAGCTGAACGATCGCGTGGCACTGATCATCGGCAACGGCATCGTCGGCATGAGCCGCGACTGGTGGAGCTCGAAGCACACGCGTCACCACGCCAACCCGAACCGGGTCAGCAAGGACCCCGACATCGAGGTCGACACCATCCGCTTCCTCGAGGTCGACGCCGCCAAGGTGTCCGGCCCGATGGCCTTCATCACTCGCCGGCAGGGCTGGCTGTTCTTCCCGCTGCTGACGCTCGAGGGCCTGAATCTGCACTTCATCGGACTGCGGCACCTCCTCAACTTCCGCCAGCCGGTCAAGGGCCGCTGGGTCGAGCTCGGGCTCATCGCCCTGCGCTTCGCCCTGGTGCTCACGCCGATCTTCGTGTTCCTGCCGCTGGGCATGGCGTTCGCGTTCCTCGGTGTGCAGATGGCCGTCTTCGGCATCTACATGGGTGCGGCGTTCGCGCCGAACCACAAGGGCATGCCGATCATCGACCCCGACGCGAAGCTCGACTTCTTCACCAAGCAGGTCCGCACTTCCCGCAACGTCTCCGGCGGCTGGTGGGCGACGTGGCTCATGGGCGGTCTCAACTACCAGATCGAGCACCACCTCTTCCCGAGCATGCCGCGCCCGCACCTCGCCCAGGCCCGCGAGATCGTCCGCGACTACTGCAAGACGCTCGACGTGCCATACGCCGAGACCACGCTGTTCAAGTCCTACGGCATCGTCATCCGTTACCTCAACGAGGTCGGCCTGTCAGCCGCAGACCCGTTCGAGTGCGGCATCGTCCAGAAGTTCCGCACCAAGGGCGTCTGACTCCGGCCGGCGCGCGGTTCTCGAATCGCCGCCGCGCCCGGACGCATCCTGTTCTGCAACGAGACATCACGCATCGCGTGGTGTCTCGTTGCAGTTGAGGCCTCTCACGAGGGATGACGCGACGCGATCGGCGTCGTCGTGTCGATCGCGTCCCGCAGAGGGCGACGCATCGCGTTCCAGTAGTGCGCCGGGGTGATCCGCGTCAGCACGTCGATCAGCCGCGCTTCACGGCCGACCATCGTCCGGGCCCGGCGACGCACCGTCGCCTCGACGATGCGCCGGGCGGCGTCGGCGGGCTCGGTGTGGTACATCGCGGCCTGGGCCGCGGCGGCGCGGGCGGCCACGGCCGGATCGATCGCGGCGGCGTAGCGGCCGTGCAGGATGATCCCGGTCTTCACGCCCGCCGGGTAGATCGCGCCCACTGTGACGCTCGAGCGCTCCAGCTCGTGGCGGAGCGACTCGGTGAACCCGCGCACCGCGTACTTCGTCATCGCGTACGGGATCCGGCCCGCGGGCGCTGCCAGGCCGTAGATGCTCACCAGATGCGTGATGTGCGCCGCGCGCTCGCGGCGCATCACCG
This portion of the Microbacterium pygmaeum genome encodes:
- a CDS encoding YdeI/OmpD-associated family protein, with protein sequence MRFQTTLFKSGNNTGIEVPPEVLEALGGGKRPAVNVTVNGDFSYRSTIATMGGRYLIAFSSDKRAATGLQGGETITVDLTLDTAPRTVEVPQDLGQALAAADARAAFDALAPSAQKAHVTNVEGAKAEDTRARRVAAIVAKLTA
- a CDS encoding DEAD/DEAH box helicase, translated to MPTFSDLGVPTALANSLASEGKTEAFPIQRDTLPDSLAGRDVLGRGRTGSGKTIAFALPLVARLSGAFASGRTPGRPRGLVLAPTRELATQIAATIQPLAAASGLSVTTIFGGVSQKPQESALRAGVDIVVACPGRLEDLMKQGHIRLDRVEITVLDEADHMADLGFLPGVTRILAATPQGGQRMLFSATLDRGVDTLVRRFLQNEVRHEIDDQSVPQGEMTHRVFLISDDDKAALVKHLASGRGRRIMFTRTKHQAKKLAKVLTAAGIPAVDLHGNLSQAARERNLAAFGADVAKGGVRVLVATDVAARGVHVDEVELVVHVDPPMEHKAYLHRSGRTARAGAAGTVVTVTIPSQRRDVADLLKKAGITAPLEQVTAHAASITELVGQPADHVTPAPIQAAPQRTAKPRTAGAGGQGGSGRGGQGGRGGSAGGRGQGAARGGQGPRDGQAGSGRSAKASGSASHSRGAAAPAAGSRPFYSTGTGQAGAHNPGAGQTERPRGPRRASHNGQRSGAPRG
- a CDS encoding fatty acid desaturase family protein — protein: MTSVSAPASTLGAVRQTYARKDSFPPIAQAYTKVSQVVRETGLLARTPWFYIFTATAIVLGFGGAITGFILLGDSWYQLLIAAALGILFTQVAFLSHEAAHRTIFSSNKLNDRVALIIGNGIVGMSRDWWSSKHTRHHANPNRVSKDPDIEVDTIRFLEVDAAKVSGPMAFITRRQGWLFFPLLTLEGLNLHFIGLRHLLNFRQPVKGRWVELGLIALRFALVLTPIFVFLPLGMAFAFLGVQMAVFGIYMGAAFAPNHKGMPIIDPDAKLDFFTKQVRTSRNVSGGWWATWLMGGLNYQIEHHLFPSMPRPHLAQAREIVRDYCKTLDVPYAETTLFKSYGIVIRYLNEVGLSAADPFECGIVQKFRTKGV
- a CDS encoding SDR family NAD(P)-dependent oxidoreductase gives rise to the protein MRRLDVRGRTSVITGAASGMGAEIARELDRRGARLALLDRNAEGLAALAADLTGTGHTIHTIDLTDDDAVFAVAAEIAASHPHVQTLITCAGSSMLGDMDQSSMEEMRWLMDVNLWGTVNITKALLPVMRRERAAHITHLVSIYGLAAPAGRIPYAMTKYAVRGFTESLRHELERSSVTVGAIYPAGVKTGIILHGRYAAAIDPAVAARAAAAQAAMYHTEPADAARRIVEATVRRRARTMVGREARLIDVLTRITPAHYWNAMRRPLRDAIDTTTPIASRHPS